The following DNA comes from Cryptococcus deuterogattii R265 chromosome 2, complete sequence.
TCATAACGAAGCATAATCATCACAGCACTCCGTGTCTACTATGTCATGCGCTATGTACCTAGTATAAAACGTACTGATTGACGGCAAAACACTGCACGAACAGCTGGTGTCATCTCGTCTAATATGCCATTATTGATCAATTGTCCGTATCTATGGCGTCGGGTTTTTACAGGATACCTCATCTGATCTAAGGGTGAATGAATAAACGAAAGGAGGCTTATCGATGACGGTGGTCGTCATTGAAGGATACCACCGACTCGCTCGCCTGGTGACCACCGCTGTGATTGCCAGTACCGCTTCCCGTGGTCGTTTCGGTTTCCAAATATCTTACATTTCCGCTTGCGCCGGGAGTGTGTCCACCCAAAGAGCTCTCTGGCCTAAGGTCCATACTAGATCTAGGGTTCGACGGGTCATATAGTGATACACCGCGGGTACTTCCGGGCAACGCACCGCGCCGCATGGCCTCGAGGTTCGAAGAGGAACCGCGACGGGAGTTGGGAACAGACAGAAGAGAAACATCGTATTCGGACCTGCAGGGGGTAGGGGTGGCGAGGTTAATAGATGATCGCTCCATGGCTTCCTGGGCAACAGTGGGGCCGTATTGGGCAGCAATTTGTCTACATCATGGTCAGCAAAAGATATAATCAATACCTAACATAGTACTTACCCAGCATATTCGTCCATAATGACAGCCATACTTCCCAAATCCAACCTGTATCTTTCGGGCATCAATCCCTTACCGAAGCGATAGGTAACGTGATTTGAGCAGAGCAGAGCGGcgagaatgatgagaatgtGGGCGGGGACAATGGCGAACGACACTGTAAACCAGATCCCAAGAACGCGACGTTCAAGATGAAGGTATTGAGATTTGCAGCCCGGGAAATTGGATCTAGAGTAACAGAGAGGGGACACAGTGGCCTCAACGAAGGGAGAATAGTAGCCACAGCATCGCAACTGAGAAAAGTATCTGTATCAGTCGTATCATTTTGGCGGAACGCGAAAATTGACATACAGCATCCTGAATTCTCAATCGACCCTCTGTTCCAAGGTCTCTAGACCACTGAGAGTTGATTTTCCCTTCCAGATTGAAGGTCTTTCGCTTGTAAGTAATGTACCCAGGGGCCACAAGGAGACCAAAGTCAACCCATAGCAAAAGAGTGAAAACGGCCAAGAAGGTACGGTTATTTAAGAAAATACCAGCAAATCcgagaagagatgtgaATAAGATCATCGCGGCCGCAACAGTTGAGACTAGTGGCCATTAATTCAGCTGGTCAATAACCAAAGAAATCAAGTCTTACTGATGAGTTCGGTGCGGTTACCAACGCGAATGACGTCGGATtggtagaagatgttgagCCAAACTAAAATGGCGCAGACAAGAGTCGCCATACCGTAAATGAAAAGCTAGAACCAATTTCAACTGCTGTCCCAATTTCTCATAAGACAAGAACACTCACGACACTAGTTGCGAAAAACAAAACCCATTTAAACCGATTCCACCTAAGtttcggcttcttcttcttcaagcccGACTCTGAGACCTGAAAAATAAcaccctcatcatcgtctacGGTACCGACTTGACCCATTCGTTGAGCATCGGATGCAAATGCATCTCGACCACCCCCTTGCTTTCGTCGATGGGCGTAGTCACCAGGAGCATGAAGACGCGTAAATTTTGCAGGAACGTAGTTCAGAGACAATGATGACGCTCGGTTCTTGAGAGAATCCTTGTCACCAAGGAATGAAGTACTACTCCTTCGcgaggagagtgaagagTCAACTTGAGGGACAAACGGTGCAACGGGAGGAACGAGATCATCGTCGATCCGGCATGAAACTTCCTGGGGTTGACCGTGGTTATTGCTCGACATTTGATCGGAATACGTTGGCGAGCTTGGTCTACCGTAGTAGTTTTCCTTTGACCCGGACTGAGGTGAGTTTGGATCGAGAGGGGACAGGAGAGACCCCGAGTGGGATGAACGGCGCTGAGGATCGGTCTGGGGGTTGAGTTTGGATGCGAGGTTCGCAAAGCGGAAACGGCGAGGAGCGTCAGACGGCATACCTCCGGGGACGGAAGagtgttgaagaagagaagagacttggaaaagaaaaagcgGGAGGAAAAGACGGTGTT
Coding sequences within:
- a CDS encoding tetraspanin Tsp2, whose protein sequence is MPSDAPRRFRFANLASKLNPQTDPQRRSSHSGSLLSPLDPNSPQSGSKENYYGRPSSPTYSDQMSSNNHGQPQEVSCRIDDDLVPPVAPFVPQVDSSLSSRRSSTSFLGDKDSLKNRASSLSLNYVPAKFTRLHAPGDYAHRRKQGGGRDAFASDAQRMGQVGTVDDDEGVIFQVSESGLKKKKPKLRWNRFKWVLFFATSVLFIYGMATLVCAILVWLNIFYQSDVIRVGNRTELIISTVAAAMILFTSLLGFAGIFLNNRTFLAVFTLLLWVDFGLLVAPGYITYKRKTFNLEGKINSQWSRDLGTEGRLRIQDALRCCGYYSPFVEATVSPLCYSRSNFPGCKSQYLHLERRVLGIWFTVSFAIVPAHILIILAALLCSNHVTYRFGKGLMPERYRLDLGSMAVIMDEYAGQIAAQYGPTVAQEAMERSSINLATPTPCRSEYDVSLLSVPNSRRGSSSNLEAMRRGALPGSTRGVSLYDPSNPRSSMDLRPESSLGGHTPGASGNVRYLETETTTGSGTGNHSGGHQASESVVSFNDDHRHR